In Silene latifolia isolate original U9 population chromosome X, ASM4854445v1, whole genome shotgun sequence, the following proteins share a genomic window:
- the LOC141617240 gene encoding histone H2A.6-like, translated as MAGRGKTLGSSATKKATSRSSKAGLQFPVGRIARFLKAGKYAERVGAGAPVYLAAVLEYLAAEVLELAGNAARDNKKTRIVPRHIQLAVRNDEELSKLLGDVTIANGGVMPNIHNLLLPKSKSGNKSAADDDS; from the exons ATGGCAGGAAGAGGTAAAACACTAGGCTCCTCCGCGACTAAGAAGGCCACATCTAGAAGTAGTAAGGCCGGTTTACAGTTCCCGGTCGGTCGTATTGCTCGGTTCTTGAAAGCCGGTAAATATGCCGAACGTGTTGGTGCCGGTGCTCCGGTTTATCTCGCCGCCGTCCTTGAATACCTTGCCGCTGAG GTGTTGGAATTAGCAGGAAATGCAGCAAGAGATAACAAGAAGACTCGAATTGTACCCAGACATATTCAGTTGGCTGTGAGGAATGACGAGGAGCTAAGCAAATTGCTTGGCGATGTCACAATTGCCAATGGTGGTGTTATGCCGAACATCCACAACCTTCTTCTTCCCAAGTCCAAGTCTGGCAACAAGAGTGCTGCTGACGACGACAGTTAA
- the LOC141620411 gene encoding putative mitochondrial protein AtMg00310 → MARRAAIAEVLGVRIVENQDKYLGLPTMVSHSKKVISSVVRDKISKKLQGWRGLLLSKAGGEALIKAVAQSIPTYAMSVFKLPASFCDELRSLVSCFWWGSERGKRKIPWIAWSKLCQPKCKGGLGFRDYMSFNKALLGKQSWRLLTNSESLMSRIMKGKYFPDRSFLEA, encoded by the coding sequence ATGGCTAGGAGGGCAGCTATAGCGGAGGTGCTCGGGGTTCGCATTGTGGAGAATCAGGACAAATATTTGGGTCTTCCAACGATGGTCAGTCATTCGAAGAAGGTTATTTCCTCGGTGGTTCGGGACAAGATTAGTAAGAAATTGCAAGGTTGGCGGGGTTTGCTACTATCTAAAGCCGGTGGGGAAGCTTTGATAAAGGCAGTGGCCCAATCTATTCCCACTTATGCTATGAGTGTCTTTAAACTACCGGCTAGTTTTTGCGATGAATTGCGATCTCTTGTCTCGTGTTTCTGGTGGGGGTCGGAGCGAGGGAAGCGGAAAATCCCATGGATTGCATGGTCGAAGTTATGTCAGCCAAAGTGTAAAGGTGGGCTTGGATTTCGTGATTATATGAGCTTCAATAAGGCCTTGCTTGGAAAACAAAGTTGGCGGTTATTAACAAATAGCGAAAGTCTCATGTCGCGTATTATGAAAGGTAAATACTTCCCTGATCGATCATTTTTAGAAGCATAG